The DNA sequence CGCTCGAACACCTCCACGAGCAGTTCGACGTGGAGACGCTCGCCGCCCGCGCCTATATGAGCCGCCGCACCTTCGACCGGCGCTTCCGCTCGCTCACGGGGAGCGCTCCCCTGCAGTGGCTGATCACCCAGCGGGTGCTCCAGGCGCAGCGGCTCCTGGAGACCTCGGACTACTCCGTGGACGAGGTGGCCGGGCGCTGCGGCTTCCGCTCGCCCGTCGCGCTGCGCGGCCACTTCCGGCGCCAGCTCGGCTCCTCGCCGGCCGCCTACCGGGCCGCGTACCGGGCCCGCAGGCCGCAGAACGAGCGCGGTCTGGACGGCACCGCCGGAGCGCCGGGCGCCCCGGCGGGCCTGCCCGGCGCGCCCACCGTGGTCTCGGCGGACGGGCCTGGCGGCCCGGGAGGGCACAGCTCCGCGCCGGGCCCCAATCCGGGCATGTCCCCGGGTCCGGTCCCGGCCCAGACCCGGCGTACGGCGGCGGCCGGCGCCTTCGGGGCCTCGGCCTCCCTGGCGATGGACACGGGCAAGCAGCACGCCGACGTGTACGCGCCGGGACGCACGCCGCTCCCCGGTCAGAGGAGCGCGCCGTAGGGTTGGGCGCATGAACGATCGCATGGTGTGGATCGACTGCGAGATGACCGGGCTCTCGCTGACGGATGACGCACTTATCGAGGTGGCCGCCCTGGTCACCGACTCGGAACTGAACGTACTCGGCGAAGGTGTGGACATTGTGATCCGCCCGCCGGACGGAGCGCTGGAGACCATGCCCGAGGTGGTGCGGCAGATGCACACCACCTCGGGGCTCCTGGACGAGCTGTCCGGCGGCACCACGCTCGCCGCCGCCGAGGAGCAGGTCCTCGACTACATCCGTGAGCACGTGAAGGAGCCCCGCAAGGCCCCGCTGTGCGGCAACTCGGTCGGCACGGACCGCGGCTTCCTGCTGCGGGACATGCCGACCCTGGAGAACTTCCTGCACTACCGGATCGTCGACGTCTCCTCGGTCAAGGAGCTGGCCCGGCGCTGGTATCCGCGGGCGTACTTCAACAGCCCGGACAAGAACGGCAACCACCGGGCGCTCGCCGACATCCGCGAATCCATCGCCGAGCTGCGCTACTACCGCGAGGCGATCTTCGTCCCGCAGCCGGGCCCGGACTCGGACACGGCGAAGTCGATCGCGGCGAAGCACGTACTGCCCGCAGGTTAGGCGGCCCGAAGGGCCCGGTGTACGGGGTCCGGGAAAGGGGTGCGCGAGCACCCCTTCGGACCCTGTACACTTTTTCTCGGCCGGTCAGAAGAACGACAAAAGACCGGCTCATGGTGGGTGTAGCTCAGTTGGTAGAGCACCTGGTTGTGGTCCAGGTGGCCGCGGGTTCAAGTCCCGTCACTCACCCTGATCGGCGAAGGCCGGTCCGCTTCGGCGGACCGGCCTTCGTCACGTTCGGGCCGGGCCGCCCGGGCCGGGGCCCGCGCGTCAGGACGACGCGCGGTGGACCAGCTCCGTCGGCAGCACGATCTGCCTGCGGGCCAGCCGGCGGGCCGCCGCCGGACGGGGGTCGGCGATCTCGGCGAGCAGGACGTCCGTCATCGTGCGGCCCATCTCCACTATGGGCTGGCGCACACTCGTCAGCGGCGGATCCATGTGGCGGGCGATCGCCGAGTCGTCGAAGCCGACCAGGGCCACGTCGTCCGGTATGCGGCGGCCCGCCCGGCGCAGGACCTGACGGGCGCCCGCCGCCATCACGTCCGACGCGGCAAAGACCGCGTCCAGGTCCGGCCTGCGCGCGAGGAGGTCCGCCATGGCGCGGCGGCCGCCCTCCTCGGTGAAGTCGGCGGGCGCCGTCAGGGCCTCGTCCGGCGCGTGCCCGGCCTCCGCCAGGGCGTCGCGGTAGCCGTCGAGGCGCCGCTGGGCCCCGTACACGTCCAGGCGGCCGGTGATCGTGGCTATCCTGCGGCGGCCCCGGGCCACCAAATGGGTGACGGCGGCGCGGGCCCCCGCGAAGTTGTCCGAGTCCACCGAGGCCAGCGGCTCGTCGGCGCGGCGGCGGCCACTGATCACCGCCGGTATCTCCAGCTGCTGGAGCAGGTCGGGCAGCGGGTCGTCCGCGTGCACCGACACCAGCAGGACCCCGTCCACGCGGTGCGCCGACAGATACTGGGCCAGACGGCGGCGCTCCCGGTCACCGCCCGCGAAGGTCAGCAGGAGCTGCAGATCGGTGTCCGCGAGCGCGGCCCCCACCCCGTGGATGATGTCCGAGAAGTACGGCTCGGCGAAGAACCGCGACTCGGGCTCGGGGACGACCACGGCGATCGAGTCCGTACGGTTCGCGGCGAGCGCCCGGGCCGCCGTGTTCGGCACGTACCCCAGCTCGGCGACGGCCTCCTCGACGGCGGCGCGGGTGTGCGCGCTCACCCGGGGCGAGCCGTTGATCACCCGGGACACCGTCCCGCGGCCGACGCCCGCGCGCGCGGCCACCTCTTCCAGCGTGGGCCGCCCCCCGCCGCGCCCCTTGGGCTGACGACTCCCCATCAGTGCCTCCCCATGACGCGAAATCTAACAGCCGGGCCCCCGGCCACCAGCGGCGCCGCCGACGGCCCGCAACTCCTGCCGTCCGGTGCCTTGACACCCCCGCAGCGAGCCGCAACTCTTCAAGGCATCAAATATGGGAGCGCTCCCACTCTACTCGGCTCTTTCACGATCCGCACGTTCCGTCCCGAGCCGTTCCTCTCCAACTCATGACTCTCACAGGGCAGTTGACCGGTGGTCGGTACGTCGGAGCACTAGGAGGACACCATGCGCCACAGGACCCGCCGCAGGACGCATGACCGGACTCGCTACAAGACTCGAATGCCCCGTACGGCCGTGGTGCTCGCGGCCGTGGCCGCGCTCGCCGGGGGAGCGCTCACCGGCTGCGCGCAGGACGCCGACGACAAGGACGCCGGTGGCTCATCGGGCGGCGGGGGCGGGGGCGGCAAGGGGAAGACGACCCTGACCATCGGTGTGTTCGGCGCCTTCGGCCTGCAGGAGGCCGGTCTCTACGAGGAGTACGAGCGGCTCCACCCGGACATCGACATCAAGCAGAACTCCGTACAGCGCAACGAGAACTACTGGCCCGCGCTGCTCACCCATCTGAGCAGCGGCAGCGGCCTGTCCGACATCCAGGCCGTGGAGGTCGGCAACGTCGCCGAGCTGACCGGCGGCCACGCGGACAAGCTGGTGGACCTCGGCAGGACCTCCGGCGTCGACAAGAGCGCCTACCTCGACTGGAAGTGGAAGCAGGGCACCACAGAGGACGGGAAGACCATCGCCCTCGGCACCGACATCGGCCCGACCGGCATCTGCTACCGCAAGGACCTGTTCGAGAAGGCCGGGCTCCCCACGGACCGCGAGGCGGTGAGCAGGCTGTGGGCCGGGGACTGGGACAAGTACCTGCGGGCGGGCGAGCGCTTCAAGGAGAAGGCGCCCAAGGGCACCGCCTTCGTGGACGGCGCGACGGGCGTGATGGCCGCCGTGCACGCCTCCGGCACGCAGAAGTTCTACGACGCCGACGGCGAGCTCGTCTACAAGGACAGCCCGGCGGTCAAGGAGGGCTGGGACCTCGCGGCGCGGTTCGCCGAGGCCGGTCTCACCGCGAAGCTCCAGCAGTTCCAGCCCAGTTGGGACCAGGCGTTCGCCAACGGCTCCTTCGCCACGGTGACCTGCCCGCCCTGGATGCTCGGCTACATCAAGGACAAGGCGGGCGCCGGGGCCAAGGACCAGTGGGACGTCGCCGCCGCGCCCAGGCCCGGCAACTGGGGCGGCTCCTTCCTGACCGTGCCGGAGGCGGGCGACCACAAGGAGGAGGCGGCGAAGCTCGCGGCCTGGCTGACCGCGCCGAAGCAGCAGGCCAGGCTGTTCGACGAGCGGGCCAGCTTCCCGAGCGCGAGCGCGGCGTACGACCTGCCCGCCGTGAAGGACGCCAAGAACCCCTACTTCGGCGGCGCGCCCGTGGGCCGGATCTTCTCCAGGGCGGCCGAGGACGTGCCCGTACAGCCCATCGGCCCCAAGGACGGGATCATCTCCCAGTACCTCGCGGACACCGGGATGCTCGGCGTCGACCAGAAGGGCACCTCGCCCGACAAGGCCTGGGGCAAGGCCGTGAAGACCATCGACAACGCGCTGGACCAGTGACCCGGTGACCGACCTTCCGAGTGACGCCCAGACGGCCGTGTCCTCCGCCCCGTCGGCGGACACGGCCCGGGACGAGCGCCGCCGGGCGCGGCGCAGCCGCCTCTACCGCTGGGACGTGCGGTTCAGTCCCTACGCGCTCATCGCGCCGTTCTTCCTCTTCTTCGTCGCCTTCGGGCTCTTTCCGCTGCTCTACACGGGGTGGGCCTCGCTGCACCGGGTGGAGCTCGGCGCGCCCACCGACATGGAGTGGGTGGGTCTGCGCAACTTCTCGCGCCTCCTCGACGACGACTTCTTCTGGAACGCGCTGCGCAACACCTTCACCATCGGACTCCTCTCCACGGTGCCGCAGCTGCTCATGGCGCTCGGGCTCGCCCACCTCCTCAACTACCGGCTGCGCGGGTCCATGTTCTTCCGGGTGGCGATCCTCACTCCCTATGCCACGTCCGTGGCCGCGGCGACGCTCGTGTTCGTGCTCATGTTCAGCAGGACGGATCACGGGCTGATCAACTGGGGGCTCGGGCTCTTCGGGATCGACGCCGTGGACTGGCAGAACGGCGACTGGACGGCGCAGCTCGCGGTGTCCGCGATCGTGATCTGGCGGTGGACCGGCTACAACGCGCTGATCTACCTCGCCGCGATGCAGGCCGTCCCGCACGATCTCTACGAGTCGGCGGCGCTCGACGGGGCGAGCCGCTGGCAGCAGTTCCTGCATGTGACGGTGCCGTCGCTGCGGCCCACGATCCTCTTCACCTGCGTGGTGTCGACGATCGGGGCGACGCAGCTCTTCGGTGAGCCGCTCCTCTTCAGCCAGGGCGCGAGCCCCACCGGTGGCTCGGACCACCAGTTCCAGACGCTCGGTCTGTATCTGTACGAGCAGGGCTGGTTCAACCAGCACCTCGGGCGGGCCTCGGCGATCGCCTGGACCATGTTCCTCCTTCTGGTGCTGATCGGCCTGGTCAACTGGGCGGTCAGCCGGTGGATCCGCAAGAGCGCGTGAGGGGATGACATGACCGACGTGACGCAGACACACCGTGCGCCGCGCACCGGCGGGCGTGGGTCCGGTCCGGCGCGGCTCAGGCGCGGCCCGCTGCGGCGCGGGCGCGGCCCGGGCAAGCGCGGGGCCGGACGGCAGCTGCACGGCGGGAAGCTGACCTACGCCGTGCTCGTCCTCTTCACCATCGGCTCGCTCTTCCCGCTGGTGTGGACGGCGATCGCCGCGTCCCGGACCAATACGCGCCTCGCCCAGACACCGCCCCCGTTCTGGTTCGGCGGGAATCTCTTCAAGAACCTCGAGATCGCCTGGACCGACGCCAACATGGGCACCGCCCTGCTCAACACGCTGGTGGTGGCGGGCACGATCACCATCGGTACGGTGCTCTTCTCCACCCTCGCGGGCTTCGCCTTCGCCAAGCTGCGCTTCCGCTTCCGCGGCCTGCTGCTGCTTCTGGTGATCGGCACGATGCTGGTGCCGCCGCAGCTCAGCGTCGTACCGCTGTTCATGATGATCGCCGAGTTCGGGTGGACCGATCAGCTCCAGTCGGTGATCCTGCCGACGCTTGTCAGCGCCTTCGGGGTGTTCTTCATGCGGCAGTACCTCATCGAGGCGCTGCCCACCGAGCTGATCGAGGCGGCACGGGTGGACGGGGCCGGCAGTCTGCGGCTGATCTGGCACGTGGTCTTCCCGGCGGCGCGGCCCGCGATGGCCGTGCTCGCCATGCTGACCTTCGTCATGGCGTGGAACGACTTCTTCTGGCCGATCATCGCGCTCACCCAGGGCGGCGAGCCCACCGTGCAGGTCGCCCTCGCCGGGCTCGGCCGGGGGCAGATCCCCGACCAGTCCGTGATCATGGCGGGCGCGCTGCTCGGCACGCTGCCGCTGCTGCTCGCCTTCGTCCTGTTCGGCAAGCAGATCGTGGGCGGGATCATGCAGGGCGCCGTCAAGGGGTGAGCCCCTCCCTTCCCGTCCGTCCACTCCCCCATCCGTACGAACCATGGGAGCGCTTCCATGCCTGCTGCGAACCTGTCGTTTCCCCCCGGCTTCCTGTGGGGTGCCGCGACCGCCGCGTACCAGATCGAAGGGGCCGCGCGGGAGGACGGCAGGACCCCGTCGATCTGGGACACCTTCAGCCATACGCCGGGCAAGGTGCTCGGCGGCGACACCGGGGATGTCGCCTGCGACCACTACCACCGGTGGCGCGAGGACGTGCGGCTCCTGGCGGACCTCGGGATCAAGGCCTACCGCTTCTCGGTGTCCTGGCCCCGGGTGCAGCCCACCGGGCGCGGGCCCGGCGTGCAGCGCGGCCTCGACTTCTATCGCGCGCTCGTCGACGAGCTGCTCGCGCACGGCATCACGCCGATGGTCACGCTCTACCACTGGGACCTGCCCCAGGAGCTCGAATCCGCCCTCCCCGGCACGGCGGGCCCCGCGGGCGGCGGCTGGCCGGAACGGGAGACCGCCCACCGCTTCGCGGAGTACGCCGGGATCGTGGCCGGGGCGCTCGGCGACCGCGTGGAGCTGTGGACGACCCTCAACGAACCCTGGTGCAGCGCCTTCCTGGGCTATGGCTCGGGGGTGCACGCCCCCGGGCGCACCGACCCCGCGGCCGCCCTGCGCGCGGCCCATCACCTCAACCTCGCGCACGGCCTGGGCGCCGGGGCGCTGCGCGCGGCGCTGCCCGCCCGCGCCCGGATCGGGGTGAGCCTCAACCCGAGCGCGGTGCGCCCGCTCACCTCCTCGTCCGCCGATCTGGACGCGCGGCGCCGGATCGACGCGCTCGCCAACCGGGTCTTCACCGGGCCGATGCTGCGCGGTGCGTACGACGACGATCTGCTCGCGGACACCGCGCGGGTGACGGACTGGGCCTTCGTGCGCGACGGTGATCTGGACGTCACGCGGCAGCCGCTGGACTTCCTCGGCATCAACTACTACTCCCCCGCTGTCGTGTCGGCCGCCTCGCCCTCCGGTGCCCCGCGCCACGACGGGCACGGGGGCGGCGGCCACTCCCCCTGGCCGGGCGCGGACTCCCTGGTCTCCTTCCACCGCGCGCCCGGCGAACTCACCGCCATGGACTGGCCGGTGGACCCCACAGGACTGAAGGACCTTCTCCTCGAATACACCGCTCAGGCCCCCGGGGTTCCGCTCTATGTGACGGAGAACGGCGCCGCCTACGACGACAAGCCCGAGGGCGGCGCGGTCCACGACCCCGACCGGGTGCGCTACCTGCACGGACATCTGTCCGCCGTGCACGCGGCGATCCTGGAGGGCGCCGACGTCCGCGGCTACTTCCTGTGGTCGCTCATGGACAACTTCGAGTGGGCGTACGGCTACAGCAAGCGCTTCGGCGCGGTGTACGTCGACTACGAGACCCAGCGGCGGACGCCCAAGTCGAGCGCCCGCTGGTACGCGAAGGTCGCCGCGAGCGGGGAGCTGCCGCAGCCCGCCCCCGAGGCCTGAACAGGGACGCGCCCCGGCCGTGGGGGGGGTGACGGCCGGGGCACGCGTTCCCGTGGGGGGATCCGTGCAGCACGTTAGCCCTGCTCCGGGGCGCCGAAGCGGTCCTTATGCCGGACTTAAGGAAGGCATCGGGGCTCGTTAAGGCCGGGCGGGCCGGGCGGGAGCGCCCCCCGAAGGGGCCTATCGCGTCGGGGTGCGGCGTCGGCGGCGTACCATCGCGCGCGCCGCCCGCCGCCCCACCGACGGCCGGACGGCGCCCCGCTGGAGCCAGAGCCGCACCTCGGTGCCGCCGAGGACCGAGCGGCCGATCCGTACGTCGCCGCCGGTCGACTCGGCGAGGCGGCGCGCGATGTCGAGGCCGAGCCCGGTCGAGCCGACCACACCGCCCGCGTCGTCGTCCGTGCCGTCCGTACCGTTCAGACCGTTCAGACCGTCGGTGCTGTCCGTGCCGCCGGAGTTGCCCCGTGCGAGGGCCGCCTTGGGGTCGGCGATGCCGTCGCCCGCGTCGGAGACGAGCACGATCACCGCGTCCTCGCCGCTGTGCACGTCCACGGCGAACGCGGCGCCCTCCCGGGTGTGCCGGAAGACGTTGCCGAGCAGCGCGTCGAGCGCGGCGACCAGATCGGCCCGCGCCACCGGTATCCACACCGGCCGCTCCACGCCCGCGACGCGCGCCTCGCGCCCCTCGTCCTCGGCGAGCGCCGACCAGAACTCCATGCGCTCGCGGATCACTTCGGCGGCGTCGCAGCCCGCGCCGTGCCGCCCGGCGACCGTGCGCGGCTTGGCGTCGCGGGCCGTACGGATGATCGTGTCGACCTCGCGCTCCAGCTTCTCCACGGCGATCCGGGTCTGCTCGGCAGCGGGCCCGTCACCGAGGGACGCGGCGTTGAGCCGCAGCACGGTCAGCGGGGTGCGCAGGCGGTGCGACAGGTCGGCGGCCAGCTCCCGCTCGTTGGCGAGGAGGTGGACGACCTGGTCGGCCATGGAGTTGAACGCCACGGCGGCGAGCCGCAGTTCGGTGGGCCCCTCCTCCGGCACGCGCGCGGTGAGCCTGCCCTCGCCCAGGTCGCGGGCGGCGCCGACCAGGCGCCTCGCGGGCTGGACCATGCGGACGCCGAGCCGGTCCGCGACGGCCACCGAGCCGATGACGAGCCCGACACCGACGCCGGCGAGCACCAGCCAGGCCGTGGTCACGCCCTTGCTGACCTCGCTCTCCGGCACGTGGATCTCGACGACGGCGATCTCTCCGGAGCCGATGGCGAAGGGCTGGAGCAGCGCGTAGCCCCCGGACACGGTGACGGTCCTGGCCCGGCCCTGCTCGCGCGTGGAGGCGACGTCGTGGGGGTGGGCGCGGCGGTCGCCGATGGTCAGCGCGGGGTGCGCCCCGACGGCCGGGACGTGCACGGCCATGCGCCCGTCGCCGCCCGCCTCGGAGGTGGCGACGGCCCGGGTGAGCTCGGCGCGGTCGGTGGTGATGGAGAGCGTGGGGCCCATTCCGGCGGCGTGCCGCTCGGCGTTGGAGAAGGCGCGGTCGCGGGCCATCTCCTGGATGACGAGGCCCAGCGGGATGGCGAAGGCCGCCACGACCATCGTCGTGACGGCCAGGCACACCTTCACGAGCGCCCACCTCACAGCGGCGGCTCCAGCTTCACGCCGACGCCCCGCAGGGTGTGCAGATAGCGTGGGCTCGCCGCGGTCTCCCCCAGCTTGCGGCGCAGCCAGGACAGGTGGACATCGATGGTCTGGTCGTCGCCGTAGCTCTGCTGCCACACCTCGGCGAGGAGTTCCTTGCGCGCCACGACGACGCCGGGCCGCCCGGCGAGGAACGCGAGCAGGTCGAACTCGCGCCGGGTCAGGTCGAGCGACGCGCCGTCCAGCTCGGCCTGGCGGCGCAGCGGGTCGATGGCGAGGCCGCCGACGCGCAGCACCCGGCTCGCCGGTGACGCGCCGGAGCCGCGGGCGCGGCGCAGCACGGCGGTCATGCGCGCGGAGAGGTGCTCGACGGAGAAGGGCTTGGTCAGATAGTCGTCGGCGCCGTCGTTGAGGAGCCGGACGATCTCCGCCTCGTCGTCGCGCGCGGTCGCCACGATCACGGGTACGTCGGTGACGCCGCGCAGCATCTTGAGCGCCTCGGCACCGTCCAGGTCGGGCAGCCCGAGGTCGAGGATCACCACGTCGAACCGGAAGTGGGCGACCTCGCGCAGCGCCTCCAGGGCGGTGCCGACGCTCCGTACGGTGTGGGAGGCGTCGGACAGATGCCGGATGAGGGCCGAGCGGACGAACTGGTCGTCCTCGACGACGAGCACACGAGCCATGGGCGGCACCGTACGCCATGCGGACGGCACCGGTGCCCCGAGGGACTTTTGGCCCGGACATGGGCGTCATGTCCCCCACTGTGCCTGTGATTTCTGGTCACGGCGGTGACGGTGGGGCACCATGGCCCGCTATGCGCAGAGGTCTCCTGCACGCCGGCGCGTGGTCGCTCGCCACGGGCGCGGCGGTCACGCTGTCGTGGTGGGGCGTGCACACCGTGATGGCGGGCACGGCCTACGATCCGCCGCGCGCCCTCCCGCTCGCGGCGGAGCACCCGGAGGACGCGGTGTCGTCGTCCACGCACCGGCCCGAACCGGAGCCCCGCTCACGGCCTTCGAGGCCCGCGCGGTCCGCCGCCGCCCCCGAGCCGTCGCGGAAGCGGCCCGAGCCGCGGGACCCGGCGCCCCGGACGTCGCCTCCGCCCGAGTCCGCCCACGGCCGGGTGAAGACCTACTCCACCGACGGCGGCCGCGTCGTGTTCGACCTCGGCGGGGACGCCGCCACGCTGGTGTCGGCGTCGCCCGCGACGGGCTGGTCGATGCGGGTGTGGAAGGCCCCGGCGTGGATCCGGGTGGAGTTCACGTCGGGCGCGGACCGCGTCTCGGTGTTCTGTACGTGGCACGACCACGCGCCGCGGGTCGACGTCACCGCGTACTGAGCCACGGCCCGGGGCGCGCTCAGCGGAACACGGAGGGCGGCGGCGCGGGCGAGGCCACCGCGCTCGCGTCCGTGACGGCGGCCGCCCCGCCGCCGAAGTCGACGAGGGCGCGCCCGTGTTCGACACGCGCCGGGTGCGGGTCGCTCGCGCTGCGCCGGGTCAGCTCGGCGATGGGCAGGGGGCGCGCGGAGGCGAGAAGCACCGCGTTGCCGAAGCGCTTGCCGCGCAGCACGGCGGGGTCGGCGACGAGGGCCAGCTCGGGGAAGACGGCGGCGGCGGTGGCGAGTTGGCCGCGCAGATAGCCGAGCGGCGGGCCGTCGGCGAGGTTGGCGGCGTAGTGGCCTTCGGCCTTCAGGACGCGGCGTACGTCGCCGAGGAACTCCACGGACGTCAGATGCGCGGGGGTGCGGGCGCCGCTGAACACGTCGGCGATCACCAGGTCCGCCCAGCCGTCCGGCACCTTGGCGAGCCCCTCGCGGGCGTCGGCACCGCGCACGCGCACGCGTGCCTGCGGGTCGAGCGGCAGTACGCGGCGCACCAGGCTCACGAGGACGGTGTCGCGCTCGACGATCTGCTGGGTGGAGCGGGGGCGCGTGGCGGCTATGTAGCGGGCGAGGGTGAAGGCGCCGCCGCCGAGGTGCAGCACGTGCAGGGGGGCTCCGGGCGGGGCGGCGAGGTCGGCGATGTGGCCGAGCCTGCGCTGGTACTCGAAGTCGAGGTGCGCCGGGTCGTCGAGGTCGACGTGCGACTGGGGTGCGCCGTCGATGACGAGGGTCCAGGCCCGGGGGCGGTCCCGGTCGGGCAGCAGCTCGGCGAGGCCGCCGTCGACCTCCTCGACCACGGCTTCCCGTGCCGCGTCCCGGCTCCGCCTGTTCCTCGCCATCCGGCCATTATCGCCGGGGCGACCCGGTCCCGCCCTCGCGGGGCGCCCCGGACCCGCCCCTTCCCGCTCCGGG is a window from the Streptomyces spectabilis genome containing:
- the orn gene encoding oligoribonuclease translates to MNDRMVWIDCEMTGLSLTDDALIEVAALVTDSELNVLGEGVDIVIRPPDGALETMPEVVRQMHTTSGLLDELSGGTTLAAAEEQVLDYIREHVKEPRKAPLCGNSVGTDRGFLLRDMPTLENFLHYRIVDVSSVKELARRWYPRAYFNSPDKNGNHRALADIRESIAELRYYREAIFVPQPGPDSDTAKSIAAKHVLPAG
- a CDS encoding LacI family DNA-binding transcriptional regulator translates to MGSRQPKGRGGGRPTLEEVAARAGVGRGTVSRVINGSPRVSAHTRAAVEEAVAELGYVPNTAARALAANRTDSIAVVVPEPESRFFAEPYFSDIIHGVGAALADTDLQLLLTFAGGDRERRRLAQYLSAHRVDGVLLVSVHADDPLPDLLQQLEIPAVISGRRRADEPLASVDSDNFAGARAAVTHLVARGRRRIATITGRLDVYGAQRRLDGYRDALAEAGHAPDEALTAPADFTEEGGRRAMADLLARRPDLDAVFAASDVMAAGARQVLRRAGRRIPDDVALVGFDDSAIARHMDPPLTSVRQPIVEMGRTMTDVLLAEIADPRPAAARRLARRQIVLPTELVHRASS
- a CDS encoding ABC transporter substrate-binding protein — its product is MPRTAVVLAAVAALAGGALTGCAQDADDKDAGGSSGGGGGGGKGKTTLTIGVFGAFGLQEAGLYEEYERLHPDIDIKQNSVQRNENYWPALLTHLSSGSGLSDIQAVEVGNVAELTGGHADKLVDLGRTSGVDKSAYLDWKWKQGTTEDGKTIALGTDIGPTGICYRKDLFEKAGLPTDREAVSRLWAGDWDKYLRAGERFKEKAPKGTAFVDGATGVMAAVHASGTQKFYDADGELVYKDSPAVKEGWDLAARFAEAGLTAKLQQFQPSWDQAFANGSFATVTCPPWMLGYIKDKAGAGAKDQWDVAAAPRPGNWGGSFLTVPEAGDHKEEAAKLAAWLTAPKQQARLFDERASFPSASAAYDLPAVKDAKNPYFGGAPVGRIFSRAAEDVPVQPIGPKDGIISQYLADTGMLGVDQKGTSPDKAWGKAVKTIDNALDQ
- a CDS encoding carbohydrate ABC transporter permease is translated as MSSAPSADTARDERRRARRSRLYRWDVRFSPYALIAPFFLFFVAFGLFPLLYTGWASLHRVELGAPTDMEWVGLRNFSRLLDDDFFWNALRNTFTIGLLSTVPQLLMALGLAHLLNYRLRGSMFFRVAILTPYATSVAAATLVFVLMFSRTDHGLINWGLGLFGIDAVDWQNGDWTAQLAVSAIVIWRWTGYNALIYLAAMQAVPHDLYESAALDGASRWQQFLHVTVPSLRPTILFTCVVSTIGATQLFGEPLLFSQGASPTGGSDHQFQTLGLYLYEQGWFNQHLGRASAIAWTMFLLLVLIGLVNWAVSRWIRKSA
- a CDS encoding carbohydrate ABC transporter permease; the protein is MTDVTQTHRAPRTGGRGSGPARLRRGPLRRGRGPGKRGAGRQLHGGKLTYAVLVLFTIGSLFPLVWTAIAASRTNTRLAQTPPPFWFGGNLFKNLEIAWTDANMGTALLNTLVVAGTITIGTVLFSTLAGFAFAKLRFRFRGLLLLLVIGTMLVPPQLSVVPLFMMIAEFGWTDQLQSVILPTLVSAFGVFFMRQYLIEALPTELIEAARVDGAGSLRLIWHVVFPAARPAMAVLAMLTFVMAWNDFFWPIIALTQGGEPTVQVALAGLGRGQIPDQSVIMAGALLGTLPLLLAFVLFGKQIVGGIMQGAVKG
- a CDS encoding GH1 family beta-glucosidase, with amino-acid sequence MPAANLSFPPGFLWGAATAAYQIEGAAREDGRTPSIWDTFSHTPGKVLGGDTGDVACDHYHRWREDVRLLADLGIKAYRFSVSWPRVQPTGRGPGVQRGLDFYRALVDELLAHGITPMVTLYHWDLPQELESALPGTAGPAGGGWPERETAHRFAEYAGIVAGALGDRVELWTTLNEPWCSAFLGYGSGVHAPGRTDPAAALRAAHHLNLAHGLGAGALRAALPARARIGVSLNPSAVRPLTSSSADLDARRRIDALANRVFTGPMLRGAYDDDLLADTARVTDWAFVRDGDLDVTRQPLDFLGINYYSPAVVSAASPSGAPRHDGHGGGGHSPWPGADSLVSFHRAPGELTAMDWPVDPTGLKDLLLEYTAQAPGVPLYVTENGAAYDDKPEGGAVHDPDRVRYLHGHLSAVHAAILEGADVRGYFLWSLMDNFEWAYGYSKRFGAVYVDYETQRRTPKSSARWYAKVAASGELPQPAPEA
- a CDS encoding sensor histidine kinase; the protein is MRWALVKVCLAVTTMVVAAFAIPLGLVIQEMARDRAFSNAERHAAGMGPTLSITTDRAELTRAVATSEAGGDGRMAVHVPAVGAHPALTIGDRRAHPHDVASTREQGRARTVTVSGGYALLQPFAIGSGEIAVVEIHVPESEVSKGVTTAWLVLAGVGVGLVIGSVAVADRLGVRMVQPARRLVGAARDLGEGRLTARVPEEGPTELRLAAVAFNSMADQVVHLLANERELAADLSHRLRTPLTVLRLNAASLGDGPAAEQTRIAVEKLEREVDTIIRTARDAKPRTVAGRHGAGCDAAEVIRERMEFWSALAEDEGREARVAGVERPVWIPVARADLVAALDALLGNVFRHTREGAAFAVDVHSGEDAVIVLVSDAGDGIADPKAALARGNSGGTDSTDGLNGLNGTDGTDDDAGGVVGSTGLGLDIARRLAESTGGDVRIGRSVLGGTEVRLWLQRGAVRPSVGRRAARAMVRRRRRTPTR
- a CDS encoding response regulator transcription factor, whose amino-acid sequence is MARVLVVEDDQFVRSALIRHLSDASHTVRSVGTALEALREVAHFRFDVVILDLGLPDLDGAEALKMLRGVTDVPVIVATARDDEAEIVRLLNDGADDYLTKPFSVEHLSARMTAVLRRARGSGASPASRVLRVGGLAIDPLRRQAELDGASLDLTRREFDLLAFLAGRPGVVVARKELLAEVWQQSYGDDQTIDVHLSWLRRKLGETAASPRYLHTLRGVGVKLEPPL
- a CDS encoding spermidine synthase, translated to MARNRRSRDAAREAVVEEVDGGLAELLPDRDRPRAWTLVIDGAPQSHVDLDDPAHLDFEYQRRLGHIADLAAPPGAPLHVLHLGGGAFTLARYIAATRPRSTQQIVERDTVLVSLVRRVLPLDPQARVRVRGADAREGLAKVPDGWADLVIADVFSGARTPAHLTSVEFLGDVRRVLKAEGHYAANLADGPPLGYLRGQLATAAAVFPELALVADPAVLRGKRFGNAVLLASARPLPIAELTRRSASDPHPARVEHGRALVDFGGGAAAVTDASAVASPAPPPSVFR